A genomic segment from Aegilops tauschii subsp. strangulata cultivar AL8/78 chromosome 1, Aet v6.0, whole genome shotgun sequence encodes:
- the LOC109764819 gene encoding uncharacterized protein — protein MAVKVVAGKTTAAQPKTVGRRLWRLARTVVYLLRRGVLSSGRKLAMDLHRSRDASKALGGFVNFHRRAAARSRSSSVAAKCLDDEAAGCYNSYDAADIARVFEMLNDSGHLFHDEDGLAAATPSSAAWASPAFGRSAATGQLRIIDSPFTAGEHQQVDRKADEFIRRFYQQLRAQKSVSATPENYGHVPRPVAA, from the coding sequence ATGGCCGTCAAGGTCGTCGCCGGGAAGACCACTGCTGCTCAGCCCAAGACCGTGGGGCGGCGGCTGTGGCGCTTGGCGCGCACCGTCGTCTACCTTCTGCGCCGCGGCGTGCTGTCGTCCGGGCGTAAGCTCGCCATGGACCTCCACCGCAGCAGGGACGCCAGCAAGGCCCTCGGCGGCTTCGTCAACTTCCACCGCCGCGCGGCGGCGCGCTCTCGCTCCTCCTCCGTCGCTGCAAAGTGCCTTGACGACGAAGCCGCCGGCTGTTACAACAGCTACGACGCGGCAGACATCGCGAGGGTGTTCGAGATGCTCAACGACAGCGGGCACCTCTTCCACGACGAGGACGGGCTCGCGGCGGCGACACCTTCTTCCGCCGCGTGGGCGTCGCCGGCCTTCGGGCGCAGCGCGGCTACGGGCCAGCTGCGCATCATCGACTCACCGTTCACGGCGGGCGAGCACCAGCAAGTGGACAGGAAAGCCGACGAGTTCATCAGGAGGTTCTACCAGCAACTGCGCGCACAGAAGAGCGTCTCCGCCACGCCGGAAAACTACGGCCACGTCCCAAGGCCGGTCGCCGCTTGA